Proteins from one Coffea arabica cultivar ET-39 chromosome 8c, Coffea Arabica ET-39 HiFi, whole genome shotgun sequence genomic window:
- the LOC113706795 gene encoding kelch repeat-containing protein At3g27220-like, producing MGRPMAAIAKQHKTTAAKKLLLPCIIGLLGFALIADLLWAASSPSPASSSSSSAHFIVISHSPFPNHTHSAPAPFKDKDAANKHVKTNQRLLSATFSDLPAPLLEWEKMAPAPVPRLDGAAIQIGHLLYVFAGYGTIDYVHSHVDIYNFTNNTWGGRFDMPKEMAHSHLGMVTDGRYIYVVTGQYGPQCRGPTARTFVLDTQTKQWSNMPPLPLPRYAPATQLWRERLHVMGGSKENRHTPGLEHWSIAVKDGKALEEEWRTEVPIPRGGPHRACVVVDDQLYVIGGQEGDFMGKPGSPIFKCSRRNEVVYGDVYMLDDDMKWKVLPPMPKPDSHIEFAWKIVNNSIIIVGGTTEKHPETKKMTLVGEVFQFQLDTLKWSVVGKLPYRVKTTLVGFWNGWLYFTSGQRDRGPDDPAPRKVIGEMWRTRLHL from the exons ATGGGGAGGCCAATGGCAGCTATCGCCAAGCAGCATAAAACCACGGCCGCCAAGAAATTGCTGTTGCCCTGCATAATAGGCCTACTGGGTTTTGCTCTAATTGCAGATCTACTTTGGGCCGCCTCTTCTCCTTCTCctgcctcctcctcctcctcctccgcgCACTTCATCGTCATCTCCCATTCTCCCTTCCCCAATCACACCCATTCCGCTCCCGCTCCCTTCAAG GACAAGGACGCTGCCAACAAACATGTAAAGACCAATCAGAGGTTACTATCAGCTACCTTTTCTGATTTGCCAGCTCCCCTCTTGGAATGGGAGAAGATGGCCCCTGCCCCTGTCCCTCGTCTTGACGGTGCTGCCATTCAGATCGGCCATCTGCTTTATGTCTTTGCCGGATACGGAACCATTGATTAT GTGCATTCTCATGTGGACATTTACAACTTTACCAACAATACATGGGGAGGAAGGTTTGATATGCCTAAAGAGATGGCCCATTCACATTTGGGTATGGTAACAGATGGGAGGTATATTTATGTAGTTACTGGGCAATATGGCCCTCAGTGTAGAGGGCCTACTGCACGAACATTTGTGCTTGACACACAGACGAAGCAGTGGAGCAACATGCCTCCTCTACCTCTCCCTAG GTATGCACCTGCAACTCAACTCTGGAGGGAAAGACTACATGTGATGGGTGGCAGCAAAGAGAATCGTCATACACCTGGATTAGAGCATTGGAGTATTGCGGTAAAAGATGGCAAAGCTTTAGAGGAGGAGTGGCGGACTGAGGTTCCCATACCCCGTGGTGGACCTCACAG GGCTTGTGTTGTGGTTGATGATCAATTGTATGTCATAGGCGGTCAAGAGGGTGATTTTATGGGAAAGCCTGGGTCTCCTATTTTTAAGTGCTCTCGCAGGAATGAG GTTGTCTATGGTGATGTTTACATGCTGGATGATGATATGAAGTGGAAGGTCTTACCGCCTATGCCAAAGCCTGATTCACACATAGAGTTTGCTTGGAAAATTGTGAATAATTCAATCATTATTGTTGGAGGCACAACAGAGAAGCACCCTGAAACAAAGAAGATGACGCTTGTTGGAGAAGTATTCCAGTTTCAGTTAGATACACTG AAATGGTCAGTCGTGGGAAAGCTTCCTTATCGAGTGAAAACTACTCTTGTTGGCTTTTGGAATGGATGGTTGTACTTCACTTCTGGACAACGAGACAGGGGACCTGATGATCCAGCACCAAGGAAGGTCATTGGGGAAATGTGGAGAACTAGGTTACACTTATGA
- the LOC140013630 gene encoding uncharacterized protein isoform X1 — MMRAVGCPRYFFKYIANWYGGACYVVTSPSYRSPPGSISLISTPPPERVPIRTHLSSYSKEKMISATKYELDRDGQVFYVLPRIKGLEEVMEFLEESFPEVEIAIAHGKVIHCLKRRARPMTTSLSMGKIQNYKAPNHYVRTDTIKNKF, encoded by the exons ATGATGAGAGCTGTTGGTTGTCCCCGTTACTTTTTCAAGTATATAGCTAATTGGTATGGTGGTGCCTGTTATGTTGTTACTAGTCCTTCTTATCGTTCACCACCCGGCAGTATCAG TTTAATATCTACACCACCTCCTGAAAGAGTTCCAATAAGAACCCATCTTTCGTCATATTCTAAGGAAAAGATGATATCAGCTACAAAGTATGAGCTGGACCGAGACGGACAGGTTTTTTATGTGTTGCCCAGAATCAAAG GGCTTGAAGAAGTCATGGAGTTTCTTGAAGAATCGTTTCCAGAGGTTGAAATAGCTATTGCTCATGGAAAGGTAATTCATTGCTTGAAGCGGAGAGCTAGACCTATGACCACTTCGCTCAGCATGGGTAAAATACAAAACTACAAAGCACCAAACCACTATGTAAGGACTGacaccattaagaataaatttTAG
- the LOC140013630 gene encoding ATP-dependent DNA helicase At3g02060, chloroplastic-like isoform X2, producing MEWCNYKETYGLVISANTILNMEWLYRLEYGLVISANTILFVQVFLNVMSLFFDVYFVSTFCSLISTPPPERVPIRTHLSSYSKEKMISATKYELDRDGQVFYVLPRIKGLEEVMEFLEESFPEVEIAIAHGK from the exons ATGGAGTGGTGTAATTACAAAGAAACATATGGGCTGGTGATATCAGCTAATACCATTTTGAATATGGAGTGGTTGTATAGACTAGAATATGGGCTGGTGATCTCAGCTAATACCATTTTGtttgtgcaagttttcttgAATGTGATGTCCTTATtttttgatgtatattttgttTCAACCTTTTGCAGTTTAATATCTACACCACCTCCTGAAAGAGTTCCAATAAGAACCCATCTTTCGTCATATTCTAAGGAAAAGATGATATCAGCTACAAAGTATGAGCTGGACCGAGACGGACAGGTTTTTTATGTGTTGCCCAGAATCAAAG GGCTTGAAGAAGTCATGGAGTTTCTTGAAGAATCGTTTCCAGAGGTTGAAATAGCTATTGCTCATGGAAAG TGA
- the LOC113706694 gene encoding VQ motif-containing protein 11 has protein sequence MGQSPPELGTYFQVDKTTFRELVQKLTGATGNSTNKPPEIQSPSTSPKRHGHIDPPGVRRSPLKLQERRQQTAMRKMEIKLGLKAAGESVSQPDSPGCPPTPVHSSMTPLGRNSVVSTRVGTESPPSEEERAIAEKGFYLHPSPRKPEPPELLTLFPLTSPR, from the coding sequence ATGGGACAGTCACCGCCGGAACTAGGAACATATTTTCAGGTAGACAAAACCACCTTTAGAGAACTAGTCCAGAAGTTAACCGGAGCAACCGGTAACTCCACCAACAAACCACCGGAAATCCAAAGCCCCTCAACTTCACCAAAACGCCACGGCCATATTGACCCACCCGGTGTTCGTAGGTCACCGCTGAAGCTTCAAGAAAGAAGGCAGCAAACTGCCATGCGTAAAATGGAGATCAAACTCGGCCTTAAAGCAGCTGGTGAATCAGTGAGTCAGCCCGACTCGCCTGGCTGCCCGCCGACGCCAGTGCATAGCTCCATGACGCCACTCGGGCGTAACTCAGTGGTCTCCACCCGAGTTGGGACCGAGTCACCACCCTCTGAGGAGGAAAGAGCTATTGCGGAGAAGGGCTTTTATTTGCATCCCTCCCCAAGAAAACCGGAGCCGCCGGAGCTGTTAACTTTGTTCCCGTTGACATCTCCAAGATAA